Proteins encoded in a region of the Deltaproteobacteria bacterium genome:
- a CDS encoding arsenate reductase ArsC produces the protein MRILFLCTGNSCRSQMAEGWAKHLKKGEIEATSAGIERHGMNPYAVKVMEEAGVDMDGQFSKTVDELPDHAFDVVVTLCGHANETCPFFPGPVRRVHQGFDDPPSLCPGMTDEDEIL, from the coding sequence ATGCGCATTCTTTTCTTGTGCACCGGCAATTCCTGCCGCAGCCAAATGGCCGAGGGGTGGGCCAAGCATCTGAAAAAAGGGGAAATCGAGGCCACCTCTGCCGGCATCGAACGACACGGCATGAACCCTTACGCGGTCAAGGTCATGGAAGAAGCGGGCGTGGACATGGACGGGCAGTTCTCCAAAACAGTGGACGAGTTGCCGGACCACGCCTTTGACGTGGTGGTCACCCTCTGCGGCCACGCCAACGAAACCTGCCCCTTTTTTCCCGGCCCGGTACGCCGGGTACACCAGGGCTTCGACGATCCGCCCAGCCTCTGCCCCGGGATGACCGACGAGGACGAAATTCTG